gttttttttttgtttctagACTATCAGctcctcttttttttgtttctattaAGTTTTCCCCGTCCCGGATTAGCCAAAAACAGTCAAATAATGTTGTTTATGTACCGAGGTATATATCAGTATACATTTACCTGAAACGTATTGAAGGTGTGGCATTGCTTGGGAGCTTTTGCTTGCATTAGAAGGAATACTCAGAAACAGTCATCCGCCTCAATCGTGGAAGTTCCAACAGTCTTTGCTTATTAGAAGATAATTTTAATTTCAATCAGTAGGGGTCTTATACCAAAGGAATAGAAATCATTTGATAATAGAAAATGAAGTATATGAGTGGACACCAAGTCTTGGAAATATGTACATGcatgttgttgttatcaGCCACTGGGTTCTCTGCTCCTTCAACCTTTGTTGCTACAACCAACATCCAAAATAATAACCAGCCGGTGCTTTTATCCCCACCAAACCCAATATCATTATTCGAGTCGTTTATTTCTTATATGAGGCtgttgttttcaagaaataaaagatttaaaaaaatatgtacTTTTGTCGATTCTGATATTGAGAGCATCTATGAACTAAATATCACGATAAATGAAACCTTTGAATCATGGcttgaagaacaaaagcgattttcatttgattcaatattggaaaatatTGGAGGTGTTGGTTTCAAGTACAATGATGTAGCTGAAGGTGCCGTGATTGCCTCGCCTTCGAAAGATCATCCAAACTACTACTATCAGTGGACAAGAGACGCAGCAATTACAATCTCTTCTttagttgaatttttaGAAGATAATATCGATAGTATAGGTGGTAAAAATATGAAGAGGGTTTTTTTGGGAATTGAGTCATATATTAAAAATAGCTACGACTTACAGAGAATAGACAACTTGTCAGGCAAATGGGAAACACTAGACGGGTTGGGTGAACCAAAATTCATGGTCGACTCTACAGCCTTTAATGAGAGTTGGGGGAGACCACAGAGGGATGGACCGGGATTACGAGTAATCACATTAACCAACTATATCAACTTTTTACTCGATAATgactttgattttcaaactccaaagttgaaaagttttgattttgtttatcaGGAAATCTTAAAGCCAGACTTGTCTTACATcatgaagaattggaacAAAAACGGGTTTGACCTTTGGGAAGAGGTAGATTCCTATCATTTATTCACTTCTTTAACACTGTTGAAAGCCCTCAAAAATGGTATTAAAATATCAgagaaattcaatgatgaagaattttgCACTAAATTAAGAGAAACATTTATTGCATTAAGAGCTTTTATTCTGTTTGACAGCGGCTTTAAAAGCTTAAACGTACCCTACCTAATTGAAACACCTTCCTTGTTATACCTTGGCAAACGATGCGGCTTAGACATTGGCTCTCTATTAGCAACTTTGAGGGCTCATGACATTGATGATCCTTCGGATATTATAGATATCCCATTCTCCGTCGAAGATTCCGCTGTCTTGAGCACTTTGTTTGCATTGGTGAATGACATGAAATTTAGATACCCAATCAATCATGAAGACGGAACTTTTAGTAAGGGTGTTGCATTAGGTAGATACCCAGAAGATATATATGATGGCTACGGTCTTAGCGAAGGCAACCCATGGTTTATTGCAACTGCAACGGCATCAGAGGTGCTATTCAACCTCATATATTTGCTTTacaaaaatggaaatgatTTGATCATACCTAAAGATcagtttttcttctattcTAGTATTGTTAACTTAAATCCTAATATGAAATCTGATGAAGTTATAATGCCCTTTGGGTCCGAGGCCtttatcaaaacaacaTTGTCGCTGTTAAGGTATGCAGATTCATTTTTAGAGGTCATACACAAACATGTTGCAGAAGGCGGGCATATGAGTGAACAATTCAATAAATACAATGGTTTTATGGAAGGTGCTGAAGATTTAACATGGAGCTATGGTTCCTTCTGGAGTGCAGTGAGGTGGAGAAGAAAAGCCAACCAAGTGGTTGATTTAGTCCTAAAGAGTTAAATaaaatctttgttttttacAGAATCTATAGATTGTTTGCACTTTAAGTTTGATACAAATAATCATGCAGCAAATGCAACATCCTCGGGTAATTTGAAGGAGATGCAGTACATCAGCTTACATGGTGCAACTTGCCTTACTACATGATATTTAATATCGGATACTGGAATATCGTAGTTTAGTTGATTGACGATTTTGGAAtgtattcttttttcaagCTCCTTTTCAATGTCCCCCTCAACTTCGTCTTCCTtgtacttttcaaaatgatgaaCATTGATTATAGGCAACTTATAGCCTGGAAGATTTTTGATCTGCTCTTTTGTCATATTAGGATAGCCATTAGTATATAAACCCACATACGAGTCAACAAAAGTAATTGCAGAGTCAGGTAAATTCATCACATAATGGGACGGGAATAATGGGACATCAAATTGTAAttgctttcttttctttgacgGTTGTGCATCTTGGTCCTCATCGGAAACTTGCTTCTTTTGTCTCTTACCTGGCCCTTGTGATTTATCAGTGTATTTGATGTAAGGTGTGGACCTTTGAAATTCTGCGATTAATTGAGGCGATTTCCTTATAAATTCTCTACCATCTAAATTAGAAGGTTTCACAAACTGGTCAACTTTATTTTGGTTGATGTTCATCTTGAGGTATTTGAAAGACTCAGGATTAAGATCATTCGCAAAAACCAAACATGACTTCTTGCCTGCGGGAATTGCAAATGGTCCAACACCACCCATAACATCACAAACTATCTCTCCTGTTCcaaatgattttattaGTCTTTCATGCTCAGTTGCAAGTCTGGAATTCCAATAAACCtttccaaaatcaaaagtaaATTGGCAGCCGCTCTCCTTTTGTGTAACCACAAGGTTGTCTTCTCCGGCTAgaatttccatttcaaaagTCCTAAATTCAGATGTAatattgtttgttttgttgaCAACTGTCTTGATGTTCGGAAATTTTTCTAAAATAACCTCTCCAATAATGTGTCTGTAGGGCATATACTGCTCTTTTAAATTCAAGTGTGCTAAATGCCCAGCTACCGTGAACGCACTAGGACATTGTTCCACGAGGGAATCCGGTAAAATAGccttcaaaatatcatcGTATGGCCAGTAATCAAAGTCAAAATTAAGAGTATGTATTTTGTAAATGGCTCCTATTTCTTTTAACCTTTTATAGGTTGATTCAGGAACATTACACTTCAATAGTTCAGGCTCAGTATTAAGTCCtctttcatcattttctgtAACCCTAATGTCATCCTTTAACAATAGAGCTTTcagttttgtatttttcaaactgatttttttgtattcCTCGTCAGATAGCTCTTCTTTTGTATACTCCACTAGCGATGGTTTTTGGGGAATACTGAGTGCAATAGAGGACGATGAAGGTTTCTTTCTTCCGATGAACTCATTGATATACCTAATTTCAGGTAACAATAATGCCCATACTTTTTTCGTAACAAGgaattttgatttatcGAGTTTAGTCATCCCTTCATTTCTAGGGGGCTTCAACTGCTTTAGAAATACTCCCGACGACATTTTCCTGATGAACGGCCTACAAAAATTCATGTGAGAATCTATATTGCAGCTTAGACAGGGAGTATTGAAGTTCTTCctcttgaaaaatattctGGAATAATACTTCCACATTCATGATAGGGTGAGACAAGATCACGTGATACgttttgcaaaaaaatgCTATCATTGTGTCTATGTCTATAAGTAGACGAACTTTGATGTTTAACCTGTTGTGCTACATGATTTGGAGGTCTCATCAATTCATATATATGCCTCATACTCAGTTAAAGCGTGATTTAAATACTAAATGGGCTAGTTAAATGAATTACTGATTGCATCACAGGGCTTTGCTCAATTAATCTTGCGTGCATGCCAAACAGGAAATATTgccccttttttttcatcaaagagGGTATATTTAGAATAAAGGACAATGTTTTCGAAGCTACTTCTGTTTATTGGTATAAGAGCTTACCATTTATGTCTACAATTTAGGGAAAGAAAAGTAGTATTCGAGCCGTCAGAATGCAAGACTATATTCCCTATAGTAACCAGGGTAATGGTAATCCAGATGCTGATGACGCATCAATTATGGACAACTCAGCTATAGGGAAGGATGCTGATAGCTTACCTAAAGCACATGGGACGAAGAAAACTGAAAGTCTTAATGCTAAAATTGGGCAGTCAGTACAGCAATCGTCAAATTGTGCTGTTCCAGCCTCATCGGCAACACCTTGTGAATTCAGAGCGGAGGCTCAATCAAGATTGGACTCGGAtctgtatttttcttataACAAGGACTTAAATGTACCACTTGATATACACCAGATATATGAGATTTTTCTGGATGTTGAACatatttttggatttcaaCGTCACAACTGTGAGAatgtttttgaattgttCATGTCTCAACTCGATTCTAAATCAAGCAGATTTTCAGCAGAGAAGTCATTAATTTTGTTGCACGCTGAATACATAGGCGGAGAACATGCTAACTATAGGAAATGGTATTTTTGCGCCATGCTCGATGAGGATCCGGAGTTGTTAGAAGGTATTGATGGGGGTAAATCTAAACTTAGagatttccaaaatgaATTCCcaaatattgatttttataCAACGAAAAAATCacaaattgttgaatataATTGGAGGAGACGCATGTACACGCTTACTGCCGCTGATATGGTATACCAAGTTGCTCTATA
The Pichia kudriavzevii chromosome 2, complete sequence DNA segment above includes these coding regions:
- a CDS encoding uncharacterized protein (PKUD0B08450; similar to Saccharomyces cerevisiae YIL099W (SGA1); ancestral locus Anc_2.276) translates to MKYMSGHQVLEICTCMLLLSATGFSAPSTFVATTNIQNNNQPVLLSPPNPISLFESFISYMRLLFSRNKRFKKICTFVDSDIESIYELNITINETFESWLEEQKRFSFDSILENIGGVGFKYNDVAEGAVIASPSKDHPNYYYQWTRDAAITISSLVEFLEDNIDSIGGKNMKRVFLGIESYIKNSYDLQRIDNLSGKWETLDGLGEPKFMVDSTAFNESWGRPQRDGPGLRVITLTNYINFLLDNDFDFQTPKLKSFDFVYQEILKPDLSYIMKNWNKNGFDLWEEVDSYHLFTSLTLLKALKNGIKISEKFNDEEFCTKLRETFIALRAFILFDSGFKSLNVPYLIETPSLLYLGKRCGLDIGSLLATLRAHDIDDPSDIIDIPFSVEDSAVLSTLFALVNDMKFRYPINHEDGTFSKGVALGRYPEDIYDGYGLSEGNPWFIATATASEVLFNLIYLLYKNGNDLIIPKDQFFFYSSIVNLNPNMKSDEVIMPFGSEAFIKTTLSLLRYADSFLEVIHKHVAEGGHMSEQFNKYNGFMEGAEDLTWSYGSFWSAVRWRRKANQVVDLVLKS
- a CDS encoding uncharacterized protein (PKUD0B08460; similar to Saccharomyces cerevisiae YHR070W (TRM5); ancestral locus Anc_5.346), which produces MWKYYSRIFFKRKNFNTPCLSCNIDSHMNFCRPFIRKMSSGVFLKQLKPPRNEGMTKLDKSKFLVTKKVWALLLPEIRYINEFIGRKKPSSSSIALSIPQKPSLVEYTKEELSDEEYKKISLKNTKLKALLLKDDIRVTENDERGLNTEPELLKCNVPESTYKRLKEIGAIYKIHTLNFDFDYWPYDDILKAILPDSLVEQCPSAFTVAGHLAHLNLKEQYMPYRHIIGEVILEKFPNIKTVVNKTNNITSEFRTFEMEILAGEDNLVVTQKESGCQFTFDFGKVYWNSRLATEHERLIKSFGTGEIVCDVMGGVGPFAIPAGKKSCLVFANDLNPESFKYLKMNINQNKVDQFVKPSNLDGREFIRKSPQLIAEFQRSTPYIKYTDKSQGPGKRQKKQVSDEDQDAQPSKKRKQLQFDVPLFPSHYVMNLPDSAITFVDSYVGLYTNGYPNMTKEQIKNLPGYKLPIINVHHFEKYKEDEVEGDIEKELEKRIHSKIVNQLNYDIPVSDIKYHVVRQVAPCKLMYCISFKLPEDVAFAA